A part of Desulfomicrobium baculatum DSM 4028 genomic DNA contains:
- a CDS encoding NAD(P)/FAD-dependent oxidoreductase, whose amino-acid sequence MESVDILIIGQGPAGLSSAIYTARAGMRTLILGCAPKVAGDYEIDNYFGFTETITGKELIERGKAQAAKFGADIRCDRVLGIHQNDTGAFVAKTEDEEIEAASIILATGVSRIRPGISNLGDYEGKGVSYCVSCDGFFMRGKPVLVVGEGNFAANQALELLQYTPNVTICSQGKELAISEDFLYRLEENKIPVLEGKIVTLAGEIGLETAQLESGQQIDAQGLFIAMGQASSSDFAYSLGLIRNGQFIETDREQRTNVPGIFAAGDCVGRFLQISVAVGEGALAGRAAISHVKERRRTLLDKEAK is encoded by the coding sequence ATGGAAAGCGTTGACATCCTCATCATAGGACAAGGGCCCGCAGGCCTCTCGTCCGCCATCTACACGGCACGGGCCGGCATGCGCACCCTGATTCTGGGATGCGCCCCAAAAGTTGCCGGCGACTATGAAATAGACAATTATTTCGGCTTCACCGAGACCATTACCGGAAAGGAGCTGATCGAGCGAGGCAAAGCACAGGCCGCCAAGTTCGGAGCGGATATCCGTTGCGACCGGGTGCTCGGCATTCATCAAAACGATACAGGCGCTTTCGTGGCCAAGACCGAGGACGAGGAGATCGAAGCCGCGTCCATCATCCTGGCCACCGGCGTGTCCCGCATCAGACCCGGCATCTCGAATCTGGGCGACTATGAAGGCAAGGGAGTGTCCTACTGCGTCAGTTGTGACGGCTTCTTCATGCGCGGCAAACCGGTCCTGGTCGTCGGGGAAGGAAACTTCGCCGCCAACCAGGCCCTTGAACTGCTGCAGTACACCCCGAATGTGACAATCTGTTCCCAGGGCAAGGAATTGGCTATCAGCGAAGACTTCCTCTACCGTCTGGAAGAAAACAAGATCCCCGTCCTGGAAGGCAAGATCGTCACCCTGGCCGGAGAAATCGGGCTCGAAACAGCCCAACTGGAATCAGGACAACAGATCGACGCCCAGGGCCTCTTCATAGCCATGGGGCAGGCCTCTTCCAGCGACTTCGCCTACAGCCTGGGCCTCATACGCAACGGTCAGTTCATCGAAACGGACCGTGAACAGCGCACCAATGTCCCCGGTATTTTCGCGGCCGGAGACTGTGTGGGCCGCTTTCTGCAGATCAGCGTGGCCGTGGGCGAGGGAGCCCTGGCCGGACGCGCGGCCATCAGCCACGTCAAAGAGAGACGCCGCACACTTCTTGACAAAGAAGCGAAGTAG
- a CDS encoding response regulator: MPASQPKRPTTVLVVDDDPFIRATTGASLSSRGFTILQAGNGQEGLDMFQAHGPDLLIVDLKMPVMNGLELLSRLSGVTPHTPVLVVSGEGGLDEAVEALRLGAWDYLVKPIVSPTVLLHAVDKALERAALIRENEDYKLNLERQVQQRTLELQKANRELEQQFLKQQKLGIIGTLAGGMAHDFNNILSSIVFSTELIRGSVAASDTPDQEDLERILRVCQRGTSLIRSVLHFTGKMHEEFTHFSVRDTMLETLDIIRGTTNSRIEIKTRVDHTLGTLFGDPVHLQQILMNLTNNAIHALAGTEEPCIEISATAYDDQQPDIMITDPESMLMVISVSDNGPGVPEENLPRLCEPFFTTKPRDEGTGLGLFVTQKIVKTLRGKLLFSRNQAGGTTARVCLPVSRSKIPTCAECLSIPNIRGNAERILVIESHPEVRTTISSCLTKLGYQIWQTDSVAHGCELVQEEPMRFDLILTEDGPLNSLDMLCATAQKVNPALRIMLATASPLGNIVCSHHAVCRIISKPVDMVTLGQALHHCLAECHCKI, from the coding sequence ATGCCGGCTTCGCAGCCCAAACGCCCGACAACCGTTCTGGTGGTGGACGATGATCCGTTCATCCGCGCCACCACCGGAGCGAGCCTCAGCTCCCGGGGTTTTACGATCCTGCAGGCCGGCAACGGGCAGGAAGGCCTGGACATGTTCCAGGCCCACGGGCCGGACCTGCTCATCGTCGACCTGAAGATGCCGGTCATGAACGGCCTGGAACTATTATCCAGGCTCTCCGGCGTCACGCCCCACACTCCCGTGCTGGTGGTTTCCGGCGAAGGAGGCCTTGATGAAGCGGTGGAGGCCCTGCGCCTCGGTGCCTGGGACTATCTGGTCAAGCCCATCGTCTCGCCCACGGTCCTCCTGCACGCCGTGGACAAGGCACTGGAACGGGCCGCGCTGATCCGCGAAAACGAGGACTACAAGCTCAACCTCGAACGCCAGGTGCAGCAACGCACCCTGGAGTTGCAAAAGGCCAACCGTGAACTTGAGCAGCAGTTTCTAAAGCAGCAAAAGCTGGGCATCATCGGCACCCTTGCCGGCGGCATGGCCCACGATTTCAACAACATCCTGTCCTCCATCGTTTTCTCCACAGAACTCATTCGCGGTTCCGTCGCGGCAAGCGACACCCCGGACCAGGAAGACCTGGAGCGCATTCTGCGCGTCTGCCAGCGCGGCACCTCGCTCATTCGCAGCGTGCTGCATTTTACCGGCAAGATGCACGAGGAATTCACCCATTTTTCCGTGCGCGACACCATGCTGGAAACCCTGGACATCATCCGGGGCACCACCAATTCGCGCATCGAGATCAAGACCCGGGTGGACCACACTCTGGGCACGCTTTTTGGCGACCCGGTCCATCTGCAGCAGATTCTCATGAATCTGACCAACAACGCCATCCATGCCCTCGCAGGCACCGAAGAGCCGTGCATCGAGATCTCGGCCACGGCATATGACGACCAGCAGCCGGATATCATGATCACCGATCCCGAAAGCATGCTCATGGTCATAAGCGTGAGCGACAACGGGCCGGGCGTACCTGAAGAGAACCTGCCGAGGCTGTGCGAGCCGTTCTTCACCACCAAGCCCAGAGACGAAGGGACCGGGCTTGGACTCTTTGTCACGCAGAAGATCGTGAAGACACTGCGCGGCAAGCTGCTTTTCTCCCGAAACCAGGCAGGCGGCACCACAGCGAGGGTCTGTCTGCCGGTCAGCCGCAGTAAAATCCCGACCTGCGCCGAGTGTCTTTCGATTCCGAACATTCGGGGCAATGCGGAACGCATCCTGGTCATCGAGTCACATCCGGAGGTACGCACCACCATCAGTTCCTGCCTGACCAAACTCGGTTACCAGATCTGGCAGACCGACAGCGTGGCGCACGGGTGCGAACTTGTGCAGGAAGAGCCGATGCGGTTCGATCTCATCCTGACCGAAGACGGCCCTTTGAACAGCCTTGATATGCTTTGCGCGACGGCGCAAAAGGTCAATCCGGCCCTGCGCATCATGCTGGCCACGGCCTCGCCGCTCGGGAACATCGTCTGTTCACACCACGCAGTGTGCCGGATCATATCAAAACCGGTCGACATGGTCACCCTTGGGCAGGCCCTGCACCACTGTCTGGCAGAGTGTCACTGCAAAATTTGA
- a CDS encoding adenosine-specific kinase, which produces MELTLVPIKNPHGLNLILGMSHFIKTVEDVHEAMVNTVPGAKFGLAFCEASDVCLVRTSGTDPELIELARDNALALSAGHSFILFMRDMFPVNVINTIQNVPEVVRLFCATANPVQVIVAQTDQGRGILGVVDGFASKGVETDEDKDKRTKFLRMIGYKF; this is translated from the coding sequence ATGGAGCTTACGCTCGTACCCATCAAAAACCCGCACGGCCTCAATCTGATCCTGGGCATGTCCCACTTCATCAAGACCGTGGAAGACGTGCATGAGGCCATGGTCAACACCGTGCCCGGCGCAAAGTTCGGCCTGGCCTTTTGCGAGGCCTCGGATGTCTGCCTGGTCCGGACCTCGGGCACGGATCCCGAACTGATCGAACTGGCCCGCGACAACGCGCTGGCCCTCTCCGCCGGACACAGCTTCATCCTGTTCATGCGCGACATGTTCCCGGTCAACGTGATCAACACCATCCAGAACGTGCCCGAAGTGGTGCGCCTCTTTTGCGCCACGGCCAACCCGGTTCAGGTTATCGTGGCCCAGACGGATCAGGGCCGGGGCATCCTCGGCGTGGTCGACGGTTTTGCATCCAAAGGAGTCGAAACCGACGAAGACAAGGACAAGCGCACAAAATTCCTGCGCATGATCGGCTACAAGTTCTGA
- a CDS encoding glycine zipper 2TM domain-containing protein: protein MRHNKTLLILCLFLIASSGLLTSCASSRSGQVYSRDQARQEMRVNYGTVQSVRAVQIEGTKSGVGAVGGGVTGGVLGSMVGGGRGQVLGAVVGALGGAAVGAMAEEGVTKKNALEIMVELDTGEILSVVQEADQEFYAGERVRVLRANDGSSRVQK, encoded by the coding sequence ATGCGCCATAACAAAACATTGCTCATTCTTTGCCTCTTTCTGATCGCAAGCAGCGGCTTGCTGACTTCCTGCGCCTCCAGCCGTTCGGGACAGGTCTATTCTCGCGACCAGGCCAGGCAGGAAATGCGGGTCAATTACGGCACCGTGCAATCGGTCAGAGCCGTGCAGATTGAAGGCACGAAGAGCGGTGTCGGCGCAGTGGGCGGCGGTGTGACCGGCGGCGTGCTCGGCAGCATGGTCGGCGGCGGCCGGGGCCAGGTGCTTGGCGCGGTAGTCGGCGCGCTGGGCGGCGCAGCTGTCGGAGCCATGGCCGAGGAAGGCGTGACCAAGAAGAACGCACTCGAGATCATGGTGGAACTCGATACGGGCGAAATCCTGAGCGTGGTTCAGGAAGCCGACCAGGAGTTCTATGCCGGCGAAAGAGTGCGCGTACTGCGCGCCAACGACGGCTCGTCGCGCGTCCAAAAATAG
- a CDS encoding L-serine ammonia-lyase, translating to MESIREIYRIGAGPSSSHTMGPKLAAEQFRARVRGAASFQVVLYESLAATGKGHLTDKAIREALAPFPVEIVWAHDRQQPEHPNAMDFTALDENGHVIDSWTVFSIGGGALRDRGSTFATPQVYPLQSLTEIMDLCAEEGITYWEFVSRHESEDIWIFLEDIWNAMRDCMERGLTTEGVLPGGLGLARKASSYHQKTLLGGLEMRRTGLLAAYALAVSEENASGGTVVTAPTCGASGVLPSVLRYLHEIMGLRPRSILQALATAGLIGVIIKKNASISGAEVGCQGEVGSACAMAAAAAAQLMGGTIRQIEYAAEMGLEHHLGLTCDPVGGLVQIPCIERNAMAASKAVSIAHMALLSDGSHRIPFDEVVRVMKETGHDLPSLYRETSHGGLAKAYGERKEKRGPA from the coding sequence ATGGAATCCATCCGGGAAATATATCGAATTGGCGCAGGTCCCTCCAGCAGCCACACCATGGGCCCCAAACTCGCCGCCGAGCAGTTCCGGGCCCGCGTGCGCGGCGCGGCGTCGTTCCAGGTGGTCCTGTACGAAAGTCTGGCCGCCACCGGCAAGGGGCACCTTACCGACAAGGCCATCCGGGAAGCGTTGGCCCCCTTCCCCGTCGAAATCGTCTGGGCCCATGACCGGCAACAGCCCGAGCATCCCAACGCCATGGACTTTACGGCCCTGGACGAAAACGGACACGTAATCGACAGCTGGACAGTGTTCAGCATCGGCGGCGGCGCCCTGCGCGACAGGGGCTCAACCTTCGCCACGCCACAAGTCTATCCGCTGCAAAGCCTGACGGAAATCATGGATCTTTGCGCCGAAGAAGGAATCACCTACTGGGAATTCGTGTCCCGCCACGAGAGCGAGGACATCTGGATCTTCCTGGAAGACATCTGGAACGCCATGCGGGACTGCATGGAACGCGGCCTGACCACTGAAGGAGTGTTGCCAGGCGGCCTGGGCCTGGCCCGCAAGGCCAGCTCCTACCACCAGAAAACCCTGCTCGGCGGACTGGAGATGCGCCGCACCGGCCTGCTGGCCGCCTACGCGCTGGCCGTGTCCGAGGAGAACGCCTCCGGCGGGACCGTGGTCACTGCCCCGACCTGCGGAGCCAGCGGAGTGCTGCCCTCGGTGCTGCGCTACCTGCATGAAATCATGGGGCTACGCCCCCGGTCCATCCTGCAGGCTCTGGCCACAGCCGGACTGATCGGCGTGATCATCAAGAAAAACGCGTCCATCTCCGGGGCCGAAGTCGGATGCCAGGGCGAGGTCGGTTCGGCCTGCGCCATGGCCGCGGCGGCCGCCGCCCAACTCATGGGCGGCACCATCCGCCAGATCGAGTATGCCGCCGAGATGGGGCTTGAGCATCACCTGGGACTGACCTGTGACCCCGTGGGGGGGCTGGTCCAGATACCCTGCATCGAGCGCAACGCCATGGCCGCCTCCAAGGCCGTGAGCATCGCGCACATGGCGCTTTTATCGGACGGCTCCCACCGCATCCCCTTTGACGAAGTGGTGCGAGTCATGAAAGAGACAGGACACGACCTGCCGAGCCTCTACCGGGAAACATCCCACGGGGGGCTGGCTAAAGCATATGGCGAACGCAAGGAAAAACGAGGACCCGCATGA
- a CDS encoding HP0495 family protein, with protein MNKPELEFPLHWEYKIIATRTDAAFAAICATITAHGFAETPCASNVSRNGSYVTYTVRMRIESREQLDGLSRALSDCEGVKYLL; from the coding sequence ATGAACAAGCCGGAACTCGAGTTTCCCCTGCACTGGGAATATAAAATAATCGCCACGCGGACTGATGCGGCTTTCGCGGCCATTTGCGCTACGATAACCGCCCACGGCTTTGCCGAAACACCGTGTGCCAGCAACGTTTCCCGCAACGGGTCGTATGTGACCTACACCGTGCGCATGCGCATCGAAAGCCGAGAGCAGCTTGACGGCCTGAGCCGGGCCTTGTCGGATTGCGAGGGAGTGAAGTACCTGCTTTAA
- a CDS encoding multidrug effflux MFS transporter translates to MTIPAPLKIRALLILALLAAFPPLSTDMYLPALPSLTTDWGSTETIINLTLVGFFVSFSLALLFYGPLSDRYGRKPVLLGGISLYILACLVCARAESPTALIVGRVLQGMGAASASTLSLAMTKDYFVGAERERALAHMAVIVSLAPMLAPVLGGLMLTFAHWSAIFYAQMLLGALAICGVLRLKEPAPATTRTLGQVMGSYVRLMCNPRFMTLCTLIALGMTPLFCFIGGSSFIFVTYFGLSEQEYSYFFAFNSAALMLGFWICGRLLKRIPGFRIILIGYAGILIFATILALCSRLGPWGMALPMAAMTMSLGLTRPPSSNFLLEQVKNDAGSAASLIMFTYFVCGATAMWFIALPWDNKILTMALVGMVTSSLVLLLLPRLSRTKA, encoded by the coding sequence ATGACAATACCAGCCCCCCTAAAAATACGCGCCCTGCTCATTCTGGCCCTGCTCGCGGCTTTTCCGCCCCTGTCCACGGACATGTATCTGCCGGCACTCCCCTCCCTAACCACGGACTGGGGTAGCACCGAGACGATCATCAACCTGACCCTGGTTGGTTTTTTCGTCAGCTTCAGCCTGGCTCTGCTTTTCTACGGGCCGCTTTCAGACCGTTATGGCCGCAAGCCCGTTCTCCTGGGCGGTATTTCCCTTTACATCCTGGCATGTCTGGTCTGCGCCCGAGCGGAAAGCCCTACGGCGCTCATTGTCGGACGCGTCCTGCAAGGCATGGGGGCGGCCTCTGCCTCCACCCTGTCCCTGGCCATGACCAAGGATTATTTCGTAGGGGCGGAGCGGGAACGGGCCCTGGCGCACATGGCCGTCATCGTGTCCCTGGCTCCCATGCTCGCGCCGGTGCTTGGCGGCCTCATGCTCACCTTCGCCCACTGGTCCGCCATCTTCTACGCCCAGATGCTCCTTGGCGCCCTGGCCATCTGCGGGGTCTTGAGACTCAAGGAACCCGCCCCGGCCACGACGCGCACCCTCGGCCAGGTCATGGGCAGCTACGTTAGGCTGATGTGCAACCCACGCTTCATGACCCTGTGCACCCTCATCGCCCTGGGCATGACCCCGCTTTTCTGCTTCATCGGCGGGTCGTCCTTCATCTTCGTGACCTATTTCGGTCTGAGCGAACAGGAATACAGCTACTTCTTCGCCTTCAATTCCGCCGCGCTCATGCTCGGATTCTGGATCTGCGGACGATTGCTGAAGCGCATTCCGGGTTTTCGCATCATCCTCATCGGCTATGCCGGGATTCTGATCTTCGCCACGATCCTGGCCCTGTGCTCCAGACTCGGCCCCTGGGGCATGGCCCTGCCCATGGCGGCCATGACCATGAGCCTGGGGCTGACCCGCCCCCCGAGCAGCAACTTCCTGCTCGAACAGGTCAAGAACGACGCGGGATCTGCGGCCTCGCTGATCATGTTCACCTATTTTGTGTGCGGCGCCACGGCCATGTGGTTCATCGCCCTGCCCTGGGACAACAAGATCCTGACCATGGCGCTGGTCGGCATGGTCACGAGTTCACTGGTGCTGCTGCTGTTGCCGAGATTGAGTCGAACGAAGGCATAG
- a CDS encoding bile acid:sodium symporter family protein, with product MLRTLAQWIERNFLTLAVGFSLLALFHPPLFAWIKPHIALGLGIIMFGMGLTLDFGDFARVGREWRTAGLGVGLQYLIMPLIAWALCLALRLPPEAAVGVILVGCCPSGTASNVIAYFARADVPLSVVMTLLSTLIAPLATPALVELLAGERVDVDFWAMVRSVFWIVVFPLLDGLILRHLLRERLKPLIQIFPSISVVTISAVIACVVALNQKTILEFPALIMLAVILHNAMGYICGFWGTRMLGGGTITARTISIEVGMQNSGLAVALAGTFFGPTAALAGAIFSLWQNLTGVALARIWSRTAGAGEGNLHVKE from the coding sequence ATGCTGCGCACCCTGGCACAATGGATCGAACGCAATTTCCTGACCCTGGCCGTGGGATTTTCCCTGCTGGCCCTCTTTCATCCACCGCTTTTCGCCTGGATCAAGCCGCACATCGCCTTGGGGCTTGGGATCATCATGTTCGGCATGGGCCTGACCCTGGACTTCGGCGATTTCGCGCGGGTGGGCCGTGAGTGGCGGACGGCGGGGCTCGGCGTGGGACTCCAGTACCTGATCATGCCGCTCATCGCCTGGGCCCTCTGTCTGGCGCTGCGCCTGCCGCCCGAGGCGGCCGTGGGCGTCATTCTGGTCGGGTGCTGCCCGTCGGGCACGGCCTCCAATGTCATCGCCTACTTCGCGCGGGCCGACGTGCCGTTGTCCGTGGTCATGACCCTTCTCTCCACCCTCATTGCGCCTCTGGCCACACCGGCCCTGGTGGAACTGCTGGCCGGAGAACGGGTGGACGTGGATTTCTGGGCCATGGTCCGCTCCGTGTTCTGGATCGTGGTCTTTCCGTTGCTGGACGGCCTGATCCTGCGCCATCTGCTGCGCGAGCGGCTGAAGCCGCTGATCCAAATTTTCCCATCCATCTCGGTGGTCACCATCTCCGCCGTCATCGCCTGCGTGGTGGCCCTCAATCAAAAAACGATTCTGGAATTTCCGGCGCTGATCATGCTCGCGGTCATCCTGCACAACGCGATGGGCTATATCTGCGGATTTTGGGGAACACGCATGCTGGGAGGCGGGACCATCACTGCCCGTACGATTTCCATTGAAGTGGGGATGCAGAATTCAGGATTGGCCGTGGCCCTGGCCGGAACGTTTTTCGGCCCGACGGCGGCCCTGGCGGGAGCAATTTTCAGCCTGTGGCAGAATTTGACGGGAGTCGCCCTGGCCCGGATTTGGAGCCGGACTGCCGGCGCAGGCGAGGGGAATCTCCACGTGAAGGAATAG
- a CDS encoding PilZ domain-containing protein has protein sequence MPENRKFNRTASLQRCAVVSPSLPSPCLARIINQSPDGLLLELDREVAVDDVPVSIYLADEIRGTIDYDSPSFLTGFIRWCKKDADGWSGFYQAGIQLVTTAPRKDWR, from the coding sequence ATGCCGGAAAACAGAAAGTTCAACAGGACTGCAAGCCTGCAGCGCTGCGCCGTCGTATCCCCATCACTGCCCAGCCCCTGCCTGGCCAGGATCATCAATCAAAGCCCGGACGGACTCCTGCTGGAATTGGATCGCGAGGTTGCCGTCGACGATGTACCTGTGAGCATCTACCTTGCCGACGAGATCAGAGGAACAATCGACTACGATAGCCCAAGCTTCCTGACAGGCTTCATCCGCTGGTGCAAAAAAGACGCGGACGGTTGGTCCGGCTTTTATCAGGCCGGCATTCAGCTCGTCACCACTGCGCCGCGCAAAGACTGGAGATAA